The Ruania halotolerans genome contains the following window.
CGCACACGAGGCCGGCGGTATCCCCACCAATGAGCGCCTGGAGTTCCTGGGAGATGCGGTGCTCGGGATCATCGTGACCGAGCACCTGTACCGCACGCACCCGGACAATTCCGAAGGCGACCTGGCCAAGATGCGCTCGGCCACCGTGTCCCAACGAGCACTCTCGGCTGTGGCTCGTGAGCTTGGGCTCGGTGAGTATCTGCTGCTCGGGCGGGGCGAGCGGGGCACCGGTGGGCACAACAAGGATTCGATCCTGTGCGACACCATGGAAGCCGTGATCGGTGCGGTGTACCTGTGCCACGGGCTGGAGCCGACGCGGGCGTTCGTGGAGCGGCTGGTCGGCCCGACCCTGGAGTCCGCGGCTGGACTCGGAGCCGGGCTGGACTGGAAGACCAGCGTGCAGGAGCTCGCGGCCACCCATGGTTTGGGTGCTCCGGCCTACCAGGTAGACAGTTCCGGACCCGATCACGA
Protein-coding sequences here:
- the rnc gene encoding ribonuclease III, translated to MKAPSVDELIEALGIEVDPELLVLSLTHRSFAHEAGGIPTNERLEFLGDAVLGIIVTEHLYRTHPDNSEGDLAKMRSATVSQRALSAVARELGLGEYLLLGRGERGTGGHNKDSILCDTMEAVIGAVYLCHGLEPTRAFVERLVGPTLESAAGLGAGLDWKTSVQELAATHGLGAPAYQVDSSGPDHERHFTATLMLGERSWGAGEGSSKKIAEQRAAESAYRALEADGADASADPVDADR